The DNA region CCGCGCCCACAAAAGCCGCACCCCCTAAGCCGCACACAAGCCGGCACTTGATAAAACCCAACACGACCACGCCATGAAAAACCCTCCAGCCAGCACAGAAAATACAGAAAACAAGTTGCAATCCCTCGCAGGCCAAGCGCCACCAAGCCCCCCACAAACTCCGCCGCCGCATTATCAAACAACCGGAGCGACGTAAGCACCAGTAGCGAGCGCCGCGGTGCTTGAGAACCTCTCCCCAAGCCCACGGCAGAGGGATGCACCGCCGCCAGGCTCCCCGAAGCCTTGGCCGAGGTCAGCTTAGCCCTTAGGTTTCTGGAAGAGAGCCTTGTCAGAAACGCGGCGGGGAAGGCTTTCCAAGCATGGAGGGCCTATCTCGCCGTATTGCTGAGGCTTGAGCTGGACAAGCTATTGCAGAAAGCCAAGACAGAAGAGGTGGCTTATGGAGAAGGCGGTGTCGAGAGTACCCACCACGAAGGTGGTTAAGCTGTCGCAGATGTTAGAGGAAGTGGGCTATGCCGGGCTTTTGCAATCCATCGTTCTTGCCCTAGAACTACACGACTACCACTACCACGGCCCTTACCCAGACATAGCGCTGTCCAAGTTACGGGATACGGAGGAGGACGCCATAGCGGTGGTGGGGCTAGTAAGAGGAGAAGAGCAACGCACCCGTTCGTCAGACCAGCTGGGCCACAGCGGCCTAGCCTCAAGGCGAAACCAACATGCAGAATAGGGATTGCCATCAGCTAAGATGAAGCTCACAAACACCGCCAGAAGGTGGAACCCCAGCAAGTCCCCGGCTCCCACCGCCTTTTTAAAGGCCCACACACCGCCGCTGACCCTTGCCGCAATTAGTAGAACAACACGCCTCTCTCCGACCTGCTACCGACGCCTTTTAGAACCTCCTCAACTTCGCCAAGAGTTGCACACACCCACTCAGCCTTGGAGCCCTCAACTATAACAGTGCGCCGCTCCTGGCAACATAAGATAGACCCGCCGTGCGTCATGCTTGCAAAACCCCCGCCCAAGCCCTTAAAGGAAATAGAGAATGAGATAGAAGAGGAGCTAAAGAAGATGTAGCAACCGGCCCAGCAGTAGCCTCGGCGTTCTGTTGTTTGCTACCATCTTAAAATTGAGACTGGTCACCTGAAGGGGCCATATAAGATGAACCTCTCGGCGAGGCCCAAACACAAGCCACACGTCCTAAGGACACTCACGGCGTCAGATCACTTCTAGACGACTGTGCGCAGAGCGAGAAGACTATTGAGAAGCTCCAAGCACATTCGGAGCTCTTTATATTAGGTTTGCATAGATCTCAGCCCTCCTCCGATCGTTTAAGTAGGTTAAATCGCCGCGGGCACAGTCCCACGACTTGGAGAAGCCGCGAAATTCATCGCCAACTCTTCAGTAAGATTGACGAGAAAAGGAGACTCTTTGCTTTTAATAAACCGTACTACTCCAGAAGCTGTCGCCCAATAGGCCATTTCAAGCGAAGGTTGGCCAAGGTGAGGAGCTCTGCTACCAGAGGGCGGCGCCAAACTGGTCGATCTGCTATTAGGACACGCACTTCTCGGCAAAGCTCCAATGCGGCCAGCTAACGCATTATAGGTATCCCAAGGCCTCGAGCTTCTTCCTCAACTGCTCCAGCTCTTCTGAAGTCAGCTCAGGCCCGGCGCCCTTCTCCTTCTTAAGCGCCACCACCTCCCTCAGCACGTAGGTCGCGAACTCAGACACAGAGGCGAAGCCGGTGCCGCGTATCAGCTCCTCAATCTGCCGATACAGCGACACTGGTATGGAGATCGTCGTGTACCTTCTAGTCACGCAGTTCTCTACCCCCGTATTTATATCTTTGCTGTTAGCGTCATTAGGCGTAATGTATAATAATTAGTCGTAATTGAGTCGCGTGACTAAGCTCTTCATATTTGCCCTAGACGGCGTCCCCTACGAGGTCTTCGAAGCCATGAGAGACGACCTGCCCAACATCGCAGAGGTTGCCGACCGGGGATCCAGGGGGGTCATGAGGGCCGTAGACCCGCCCATAACAGTGCCGGCATGGGCCTCCATGTTCACGGGAAAAGACCCCGGCGAGCTCGGCATATACGGCTTCCGCCACCTCAACAAACAGACGAGAAGGAGCTACATCGTCACGTCCCGCGAACTAAGAGAGCCCTACATCTGGGAGAGGCGGGGGCTACGCTCAGTGGTCATTGGGCTACCTCCGGGCTACCCGCCGAGGCAGTACGGCGTCTGGATATCCGACTTCATGACCCCCGAAGGGAGGTCCTGGACCCACCCCCCAGAGCTGGCAAACACGATCGGGCGCTACATCTTCGATATTGAATACCGCACAGACCGCAAAGACGAGGCCTTCAAGGCGCTCGTTGAGATGACCCAGCTCAGATTCGCCGCCGCCGAGAAGCTAATGGAATGGGCAAACTGGGACGTCTTCGTCCTCCACGAAATCGGCACAGACCGCGTCCACCACCTCTTCCAGAAGTACTGGGATCCAGAGCACCCCATGTACCAGCCGGGGAACCCCCACGAGGACAAGATACCGCGGTACTACAAGCTCATAGACCAATTAGCGGGTAAGCTACTCAAGAAAATTCCCAAAGACGCCGAGATCTTGATAATCTCCGATCACGGGAACCAAGCCCAGAGAGGCGTCCTCGCCGTGAATCAAATACTAGCCGAGTGGGGGCTTGTGGAGTACAAAGCAGAGCCACGCCGAGGAGCCGACATAGACGAGGTGGTGGACTGGGAACGCTCCAAGGCCTTCGCCTGGGGCGGCTACTACGCCCGCGTCTTCGTCACGGCTCGCGGCGAAGAGGCACACGACGTGAAGAAGGAGCTCAAGAAAAAGCTCAGGACGCTAAAGGCGCCGTGGGGATATATACAAAACGCCGTTTACGAGCCCCGGGAGCTCTACAGAGAGGTGAAAGGCGATGCCCCCGACCTCATGATCTACTTCGACTCGGTGCGGGTCCGGCCGGTGCAGACAGTTGGATACGAATCGCCGTGGCTGGAGGGCAACGACCGGGGGCCCGACGACTCGCTACACAGCTTCAACGGCTTCTACGCCGCGACTTGGGGCGACAGGAGGAAGAAGGATTTACACGCCCTAGACGTGGCGAGCTTCGTCGAGGCGGCGCTATGAGGTGCCTAGAGAGGGGGTTCGTGGTCTGGCTCACCGGGCTCCCGGCCTCGGGCAAGACGACGATAGCCCTCCTCGCCGCGGCGCAACTCAGGGAGGCCGGAATTAGGACAGAGGTGCTCGACGGGGATTGGGTGCGCAAGACGATAAACACAGACGCCGGGTTCACGAGGGAGGAGCGGCGCCGTCACCTCATCCGCGTCGCCTGGATAGCCCGCCTCTTGGCCAGAAACGGCGTGGCCGTGCTCGCGGCTTTCGTCTCGCCCTACCGCGACGTGAGGGCGGAGGTGCGTAAAATCGTGGAGGAGGAGGTCCCCTTCGTCGAGGTCTACGTCAAGGTGTCGCTGGAAGAGGCAATTAGGAGAGACCCCAAGGGACTTTACAAGAAGGCCCTCGCCGGCGAGATAAAGAACTTCACGGGCATAGACGACCCATACGAGGAGCCCGAGAACCCCGACCTAATACTAGATAACGAGAAAGTCCCAGCCGAGCAAAACGCCGAGAGGCTCATCCAGTATCTAGCAAAGCGCGGGCTATATGAGGGCCCCCCTCAACCCTTGCGGGCGGCTGGCGTACAACGTCGCGGATTATAGGGACAAGTCAGCCGGCATAATCGCGGACTTAACGAGGCCGGAGATCGAGCCTACGCTAGGCCCTGACGGGGCACCGATTAGGAACCCGTATAGGAAGGTTATGTCTATCGCCTACGGCCTCTTCAGCCCAGTGGAGAGGTTCGTGACTAGGAACGAGGTGGAGTCCGTCTTGAGGGAGAGACGCCTCCTGTCGGGCGGACCCTTCCCCTTCGCTTAGCAGTAATGAGATCCGAAGTCTACGACGTGATAGTAAAGTGGCGGAGGGTATACGGCTACCTCTTTGTAACAAAGCGCCTCCTACGCAAAGAAGAAGAACTCGAAGTAGGGCTATGAAGTATATAATACCACTCTACATAGACCAAGCCAGACAGAAGCGCATAAGAGGAACCCCGCTAAGGGCGAAGCTCAGACCCATCTTCGGAGGCGAGATAAAAGTCCCGGAGGCAGAAGCCGACGAAGACCTCGCCCACGTGGTGCCCGCCGCCTTCAGAAAAGCGCCTTTCGAAGCCGTCGTAGGCACGGGAGACGCCGGGTGCGCAATCCTGGAAAAAGTACTACACTAGGATAAAAGAAACAAGCGGAGAGGGGGCCGAACACCCCCCACCGCAGTAGCATGAGCCCAGCAGAGCTCTTCGCCATCGGCCTCGCCGTCGGCTTCGTAGGCCCCACTGCAGGCATAGGCGGAGGAGTCCTCCTCACCCCCATATTTCTGGCCTACATGGACCTCGACGTGGATACGGCAAAGCCATCTGCCTGCTGGCAACCATGACCGCCACCTCCATAGCGGGATTGGTCTATCTGATAAGAGACATAACGAAGCTAAACATAGTCCTTGTAGCGGTGCTGGCCATGTCGGCGCGATCCCTCGCAGGCGCGTACCTAGGCATCGTGGCGGCTTCAACCTACGGGGCGGGCGCTGTGAAGCTCGCATTGGGCGTTCTAATCCTCGCGGTGGCGGCGATCATCATGCTCAGCAAGACGAAGGCGGGATACCCAATCGCCACTGACAAGATCGCGAAGGCGCTGGTCTTGTACGGCGCATACCCCGAGGAATCGGCCGGCGTAGAGGTCAAATACGGCGCGACGCGCACACCGTTGGCGCTGCTGGCCTTCGCCGCCGTGGGCTTCATAAGCGGCTTCTTCGGCGTGGGAAGCGGCTGGGCGCTGGTCCCCACCTACAATCTCTTGATGGAACTCCCAATAAAAGTCGCCGTCGCCAGCTCCGAGGCGACGATAGCCCTCGGCGACGTGGCCGGCGCCTTGGCCTACCTAGAAAGCGGAAACAGGAGCAAATAGCCGCGCTCGCCCCACCCGCGCAGGCAGGGATAGCCCTCGGGGCCAGGGCAACGGCAAGGGCCAGACCCCGCGCAGTCAGACGGGCAGTAGTGGCGATCCTCATCTGGACAGCCGCCAACCTGATAAAGGCAGGGCTATGAGGGCCGAGGCCATCTACGCCGCCGTCCTGGTCGCGACGACGTTGGCAGGAATAGCGGCAGGACTCGCCGGAATAAAGACGGGCATCACGCATTCGCGCTAACCCCAATCGCCGCGACCGCAACGGTCTCGTTGACAACCAGAGATCCAAAAACGCTTCTGTTAGCCACCGGCATCCTCTCGTCGATGCTACTAACGATTCATTATTAAGTCCCAGATAACTTGGCACTGCACATATTGTTCTCACAGAACAGAGCGAACTACCCTTATCTAAGTCGGCGACGGCCGAGGTCATACCCATACGTCGGTTCCGTACACAAGGCGAGTTAAGACACAGAATATTTTTAAACGAACTAATTGTCCCTACAGTGCCATGCGTCGAGATCGACGAGAAGCTCTACGAAGCACTAAGGCGCGAGGCCGAGAAGCGCGGCGAAAAGCCCGAGCAGACGCTCAAGCGGATACTGGAGCTCTACTTCGGCGAGGAGGACGAGCGGGAGATACTGCGCCGGCTACGCGACCTCGGATATGCGTAAATACAACGTCGTCCTCATCGTCCTCGACACCCTAAGGGCCGACCACGCCCAGGGCCTAGACAAGCTACTCGACCTCGGC from Pyrobaculum arsenaticum DSM 13514 includes:
- a CDS encoding ribbon-helix-helix protein, CopG family, whose translation is MTRRYTTISIPVSLYRQIEELIRGTGFASVSEFATYVLREVVALKKEKGAGPELTSEELEQLRKKLEALGYL
- a CDS encoding alkaline phosphatase family protein; the protein is MTKLFIFALDGVPYEVFEAMRDDLPNIAEVADRGSRGVMRAVDPPITVPAWASMFTGKDPGELGIYGFRHLNKQTRRSYIVTSRELREPYIWERRGLRSVVIGLPPGYPPRQYGVWISDFMTPEGRSWTHPPELANTIGRYIFDIEYRTDRKDEAFKALVEMTQLRFAAAEKLMEWANWDVFVLHEIGTDRVHHLFQKYWDPEHPMYQPGNPHEDKIPRYYKLIDQLAGKLLKKIPKDAEILIISDHGNQAQRGVLAVNQILAEWGLVEYKAEPRRGADIDEVVDWERSKAFAWGGYYARVFVTARGEEAHDVKKELKKKLRTLKAPWGYIQNAVYEPRELYREVKGDAPDLMIYFDSVRVRPVQTVGYESPWLEGNDRGPDDSLHSFNGFYAATWGDRRKKDLHALDVASFVEAAL
- the cysC gene encoding adenylyl-sulfate kinase — its product is MRCLERGFVVWLTGLPASGKTTIALLAAAQLREAGIRTEVLDGDWVRKTINTDAGFTREERRRHLIRVAWIARLLARNGVAVLAAFVSPYRDVRAEVRKIVEEEVPFVEVYVKVSLEEAIRRDPKGLYKKALAGEIKNFTGIDDPYEEPENPDLILDNEKVPAEQNAERLIQYLAKRGLYEGPPQPLRAAGVQRRGL
- a CDS encoding sulfite exporter TauE/SafE family protein → MTATSIAGLVYLIRDITKLNIVLVAVLAMSARSLAGAYLGIVAASTYGAGAVKLALGVLILAVAAIIMLSKTKAGYPIATDKIAKALVLYGAYPEESAGVEVKYGATRTPLALLAFAAVGFISGFFGVGSGWALVPTYNLLMELPIKVAVASSEATIALGDVAGALAYLESGNRSK